In the genome of bacterium, the window ACCACCATCTTTTCCACGCCGTCCAGAAGGTGAACGGGGCGGTCCTTTGGGCCAATCTGCACCTGCTCTTCTGGCTTTCCCTGGTCCCTTTCGTGATGGCCTGGGTGGGGAACCACGGATTGGAGACCTGGCCGGTGGCCTTCTATGGATTCGTCCAGTTCATGGCCGGGTTGGGTTATTTCATCCTGGTCCAGGCCCTCCTGCGGCATCACGGCCGGAATTCGGCCTTGTCCCGGGCCTTAGGGTCCGATCTCAAGGGGAAGTTCTCGGTGGTCGTTTATTTTGCCGCCATACCCCTGGCCTTTTATTTTCCCGTGGCCTCCTATGTCCTCTTCTTCCTCGTGCTCGCGGTCTGGCTGGTGCCGGACCGTCGTTTCGAGCGTTTGACCGCATGACCGAAACCCGGTTCTTTAGGTAAGATAGCGTCATGCCCAACACCCGCACCCACCTGGTCATCGGCACCCCTTGCTATGGGGGCCTGGTCTCCAGCGGTTTCACCACATCCCTCATGCGCCTCCAAGCGGCCTGTGCCCATCGGGGGGACATCGACCTGAGCGTGAACCTTCTCTCGGGGGATGCCCTCATTCCCCGGGCCCGGCAGAACATCGTGGCCCATTTCCTGAACAACCCGTCGGCGACCCATCTGCTTTTCGTGGACGCGGACATCACCTTCGGGCCCGAGCAGGCCCTGCGGTTATTGGACTTCGACGCGCCCTTGGCCGCCGGGGTCTATCCCACCAAACGGGTGGATTGGCCCAAGGTCATTTCCTTGGCCAAGGCGGGCATGACCCATTTGGAATCCACGGCCCTTTCCTATGTATTGGAATTGGAGGACCCATCCAAGATCGTCCCCAAGAACGGTTTCGCGAAGGTCCGCTATGCCGGGACAGGGTTCATGATGATCCAGCGGGAGACGCTCCTCAAAATGATAGAGGCCTATCCGGCCCTTCGCTATAAGCGTGAGAACCAGGCCGAGGACCCCTTGAGGGACAGCCCCTATCGGTCGGCCCTTTTCAATGGCATGATCGACGAGGCGACCGGCGTTTACCTGAGCGAGGACTATAGTTTCTGCCGCCGTTGGACGGACTTGGGCGGGGAGATCTGGGCGGACCTCCAGAGCCGTTTGGACCACGTGGGCACCATGATCTTCCGGGGGGACATGGCGAGCCAATTCATGGTCCGCTCCGAGGCCAAATCCTGACCCATTCCGGGTGTATGATGGGGCATCACCTTTTCGGGAGGCGCCCATGGGCCTGATGGACCTTTTCGGCAAGAAGAGCACCCTGCTGGACACGAACCAGAACCTGGTGAATGCACCGGGCAAATTGTCGGGGGCTCCCAGCGCGACCGCCGAGGGCGACTTCCACGCCCGCTTCGTCCCCGACGACAAGAAATATCTCCTGAACATCAACCAGACCGCCAACCCCAGCGGCCTGCTCGACCTCAAGGTCAAGCTTTTGCCCCAGGGGGTCCAACCCTTCCTGCAGGCCGTCCAGTCGATGCAGAACAAACCCATTTTCGTGAGCGGTGTCTTGGCCAACGACCAGGCCTTCGCCCACCGGGTCGTGGTGCAACCGTTGGATATGATCTATTCCCCGGAGGATCCGGAACAATATCCCGGCTGGTTCAAGGCCATCCAGGGGAACTTGAAGGATCCCAACGCGGTGGCGGTCTATAAGGTGGTGGCCGCCAGTGATGCCTCCAAATCGGCCAAGCCGCCCCGGGCGGAC includes:
- a CDS encoding TMEM175 family protein, giving the protein MTKGRLEAFSDGVFAILITIMVLELKTPQGASWEALSNLWPLLLTYLLSFVFLGVYWSNHHHLFHAVQKVNGAVLWANLHLLFWLSLVPFVMAWVGNHGLETWPVAFYGFVQFMAGLGYFILVQALLRHHGRNSALSRALGSDLKGKFSVVVYFAAIPLAFYFPVASYVLFFLVLAVWLVPDRRFERLTA